GCCAAGTCCGCATCCAAGTCGACGCCGAAGGCGTCGCCCGCGAAGAAGCCCGCCGCCGCGCGCGTGACGTCCTCGCTGAGCCTGTCGAGCAAGAACTATTCGTCGTGGTCGCTGCGGGGCTGGCTGATGGCCCGGCTGGCCGGGCTGCGCTTCGACGAGGTCATCGTGCCGCCGGACGACGCCGACGCGCGCCAGGAGATCCTGCTGCTGTCCCCGTCCATCCTCGTGCCGTGCCTCACCCACGACGGCATCAAGGTGTGGGACACGCTCGCGATCGGCGAGTACCTCGCCGAGGTCCACCCCGAGAGCGGCCTGCTGCCGAAGGACCGTGCCGCGCGCGCGCACTGCCGCGCCATCTGCGGCGAGATGCATTCCGGCTTCAGCAGCCTGCGCTCCGCGCTGCCGATGAACCTGAAGGGAGACTTCCCAGGCCACAAGGTGTGGAGCCGCGCCGAGGGCGACATCGCCCGCATCACCGCCATCTGGCGCGACTGCCTCGAGACCTACGGCGGCCCGTTCCTGTTCGGCGAGAAGCCCTGCATGGCCGACGCCATGTACGCCCCCGTCGTCACCC
This genomic stretch from Piscinibacter gummiphilus harbors:
- a CDS encoding glutathione S-transferase family protein translates to MPPVATPARPKTSAKPAAKSASKSTPKASPAKKPAAARVTSSLSLSSKNYSSWSLRGWLMARLAGLRFDEVIVPPDDADARQEILLLSPSILVPCLTHDGIKVWDTLAIGEYLAEVHPESGLLPKDRAARAHCRAICGEMHSGFSSLRSALPMNLKGDFPGHKVWSRAEGDIARITAIWRDCLETYGGPFLFGEKPCMADAMYAPVVTRFRTYHVKLDRPAILYCQQIMQMPEMKEWFAAALKEPEDIEELDMEF